A window of [Ruminococcus] lactaris ATCC 29176 genomic DNA:
TGGCTCTATTTCATGGGTTTGAAGACTTGGATACCCTGGATCTGCCGATAGCAGCTTTAAAGCCTTTCCCCATTTTTTATACAACTGTTCTTCCTTCTTTTTTATATTACCGGAACGATATTTCTCCTGCAGATCTAACCAAAGTTCCTGCATTTCAGGAATTCCCATTCGTATATTAAAATTCATCTCTTATTCCTTTTAAAAATCTGACAGGTCAATAATCGGAGAAACATCGCCTTTCTTAAAGTTACTTACTGCACGATCCATATCTGCCAGAGTTCTGGCTGAAATGCTCTCTGGCACTGCCAGTTCCCGAGGTTCCAAAATAATGCAGCCATTTCTATATTCTTTTACATTATAATACTGATAAGCAGCTCCTCTGAGGGTAATCCTTTTTTTATTGTCCAGATGAGCAACATAATCTTTCATCGTTTCCATTATCAACGCCTCCTACGCAAGCATTTGTGTGGGAAATCCCACCTCTTGTTATTATAATACGCTTTTCTATATTTTCTGTCAATCCAATTTTATTTATTCAGATGCAAAGATATCAGTAGTAATGAAATATTATCTGGTCTAAAACATAAATTGCCTGCATCCGACCAGTTTGACTGTAATATTTCAATTATTCTTACTCGCAAATGTACAAAGGAGATTGTAAATCATCCGGAAATTTATAAGTCTTTTCATAAAAAAGATTGTCTTGATTACATAGACTTAGACAAAAATCCTTATTATAAACCGTAAAATGGAGTTTAGAGTGTTGAGATTTCCTATATCAGAAGATACTTATGAATGTGTAATTACCAATCTTCCTTCTACAGAATTCAATCTCGAAGAAATAAAAAAGCTATACGCAATGAGGTAGGAAATTATGTCCCCATCCTTCACTACATCAACCATAACAGAAAGCAGATATTTTGATTTGCCTCGTCTCTTTTTATTTTTGTTGTAAATGGAAATTAAAGACATATCTTCACCATCGTAGCGAGATTCTGGATGCAAGTATTGTAGTAAAACTCATCCAGTTAATTTGAACCATCTTCATGAAACGATACACGGTATCTTTTGCAAAATCAGGAGTATTGCATGAGCCTCCGGTTTGTAATTGTTTTTTGACAACTCAATTATACCAAAGCCATTGGTTTCATGCTATTTTTATGCCAGTTATTATTGAATTTTCAAGGTGCATAGGCACATTTTAATGTGCGAAGTTTGATTATTTAAAATTTACGGTATCATGTAAAAATCTGCCGAACGCATTCATTTTTTCCCGCCGTTTTTTACTGATTTTCATTTCCTTTTTGCTGTGCCAATCTCGTGATCTGCTTCAGACCGGAACTGATCAAAGTCAATGTTACGACCCATGCCAGTACGATCAACACAATATATTTTCCATAGGCTCCCAAAAACTGTAACGGACAATCCCAGACTCCGTGAAGAATAACGGAAATCGCGAAGAAGAACAGAAAACGTCCGCTGATCAGCTGCTGTATATTAAACATCTCTTCTCCCTTTGCTGCCGCCAATGCCGCACCTGCGATAGCCGTCCACACCACATGCCCGCCGACTGCCAAAACGCCTCGGAGCAGTGTAATATCCATCATTGCCGAATCTGCTCCGGTTGACAACAGGCATTGGAATGCATAACCTGCAGATTCAAATACGGCAAATCCTGCTCCCACGCATGCACCCAGCAGCAATCCGTTCAGAATATACTTGGAGTTTGTTTTCCGCATATAATAAGCTACCACCACAATTTTTCCGGCCTCTTCCACAAAGCCGACCAGCATCGCTCCCCCGTAGGAAAGATCTCCCGCTCCCGTAATATTATACAGGATCAACGTGCAGACCAACGACAAAACTCCGCCGACAAAAAACATAGAAACCACGCTGAATATACTGATATTTCTCGGGGCATTAACTTCCCAGAAAAAGATCAGCAATGCAAACGGAACCGTCATCGCTCCCATAAAAATGAAGCCCGGATAGGCATTCGGATTATGAAACTCAATCAAAATAAAATACAAAATAAGACTGGTAACGGCCAAAAACAGAAGTACTCTGGAATACAGCCATGGTTTTGGCCATGTCGCTGTGATTTCTGATTCTTTCGGTGTTGTTTTCTTTGTTCCGGCAATGAAAAGCTCTTCTGTCTCTTCCATCGTATGCTTTTTAAACACCTCCGATACCAGATCCGACAAATGCACCTTCACCGGTCCGCTTTCACCGATTTTTTCATTCAAAGTGCCTGCCACTTTGTCAAAACCACTCTTCACATAATCTGCAGCACTTACGTTACTGTGTACAGCCCCACCGTTTCCTTTTTTTGCCGCCATAAGATCTCTGCCACAGCTGCTGCAGAATCTTGCACCCGGCTCCAAGGTTGCCCCGCAAAACAGGCAGAATTTTCCTTCCTGCCTGGTCTGTGTTTCCTGCTTTGTTCCGCATTTGGGACAAAACTTTGCTTGATCACTTAAAATATTCCCGCAATTTGGACACATTTTTCCCATAGTCTTTCTCCTTTGTCAAATATTCCGTTCCAATTATACTCCTACCCCATTTTTCTGACAAGTCTTTCTCCCAATTCAGATAATTCTGTCCCTTTCTCTCACTTTCTTTTTGACATGCCTCCTGAAACAGATTATTATAGAAGAAAATACCAGAATATTTTATTTCAACGAAAGAGAGGATCCCATTATGGCAAACTATTCTGACGAATCCCCTTATTCAACTGCGTCCGGAATTGACGGCTTAAAGTACGTTGTTCTTCAGGTTACCTTAAAAGAAAAATTTCTCGGAACCGGATCCGGAAACTTATCGGCTTTGGAATCCGTTTTAAACGAACAGGCTGCCAAAGGCTATCGCCTACACACGATTACGACTGCGTCTGCCACCAGCAGCGGTTTTTTAGGCGGTGACCGTATTCAGGCCACCATGGTATTCGAAAAAATTCTTTAATGCCGGAGGTAATCAGGCGATGGTACAACAGACCATGTTGGTATCGTAGAGAAGTGTGAGAATGGCACTGTTTATACTGTAGAGGGTAACTCAGGCGACGCCTGCAAGCAAAGACAGTACGCAGTCGGAAGCAGCAATATCTATGGATAAGGTATCTTATGCCCTTAAACGCATAACACACCTTATGCAGAGAAAGATGTTATGCAAAGAAGCAGGGCAAACTTCTTAAAATTCAAGGGTTTGTCCTGCTTTATCTTTACATAATAAGCAGATGAGATTCTCTTGATTGCCCGATTGACTGACTGGGCATTCATTATATTTCCATAACGGTTACAGAAAACAAAGCCTGTCATTCCGTCAATCTCTGCATCTGTCCAGCCATTTTCTTTCAGCTCTTCCCAGATCATTTCAAAAGCATCTTTCACTGTATCCAACATGGGAATCGTACGCATTCCGGCTTCTGTTTTCGGCGTCGAAATGTGATTTTCCGATGCCCGGTCTTCTCCTACCGGATAATACGTCAGATTATGATTGATGCTGATAATCCGCTTCTCGTAATCAATGTCTTCCCATCGAAGCCCTAAAACTTCTCCAATCCCTGCAGGACAACTTCTGTCACAGTCATTTTGTGTTTCCTGGCATAATCACAGATACACTTATACATAGAATCTTCCACCCGAATACTCAACACTTTCTTTTTTTCATTTTCCGACTTTGGTCTTCCTATTTTCGCCATATCTGTTCTTATTCCTCCACATTCACATTATAATTTTCGTATGACAAAAAGTTAATCTCTGTTTTCGTCCTTCCACAATTTTCTTCTGTTCTCTACGCAATCCGAAATGTCTCCAGATACTTTTCAAAAATCTCACAGTTGACAAGAGCAACCTTGTCAATCTTATACACTGCTTTGGCTTCTTTCGCCAGCTCCTGGAATTTCGTCAGTCCAATGCTGTAAAGCTCTGCCCCTTCCTGATAGCGGACAAATTTCTTTGCTATTTTCTTTGTTTTCTCTACATCTTTACGTGCATATCCCATACACGGCACCTCCTTTTTTTGCATGAAAAAAGCAGCTAACCTATTTTTCATAGACTAACTGCTTAAATCTCCGGTTCAATATTCAATTTTAATCTTCTGAAACATCTTCCGTTTGTCTTAACTGTTTATGAACATCACGTCCACCATACATAATTCGCACTACATATACCGTTTCAGTTTCATCATCTGTTTTATAGAATACCAGATAATTATCCACTGGAAAGAATCGAAGTCCTCTGCTGTACCACGGTTCTTCCTCATAAAGCCGGTTTCTGTTCGGCATAGTATCCAGCTTCCGAATTGCGGTCATAATGTGCTCTGTCTGTCCTGCAGCATTCTCTGGAGCTAACAATTCCTCTGAAATATATCTGAAAATATATCTGAAAATATTTCTGAAAATATTTCTCAGATCTTTCTTTACTCCTGCTGTATACATCACTTTATATTTCATATACCAAATTCCCGTTTCATTTCTGCTTCAACTTCATCTGCTGAATACACTCTGCCAGCCTTAATATCTTCCATGCCTTTCTCTATTTCTGCATCGAACTGTTCCTTGGTCAAAGAGCCATATGCAACAGGCTCCTCATAAGCTGGAAGTTTCATTTCAAAAGGAATTCCTCTCTGGAGTACAATCTGTCTCAGAAACATTCCTACTGCATTGGACATTGGAATACCAAGTCGATCAAACACCTGTTCTGCCTGTTCTTTTACTTCAGGTTCAACACGTGCAAATACATTTGCTGTTCTTGCCATAGATATCGCCTCCCTATATAGTCAAGTCTTTTTTCCTTATTTTTCAAGGAATTTTTAGTTCCATATCTCAGATGAATGAGCCAAGAAGATGGACATTTCTCTGTATCTGGTACGAAAATAGAGGGGTTGGGGTACACAAAATAAAACGTCATCATTTTCGTTCTACATGGCCTTGTGTATACCCTTCCATCTACGGCAGCGAACCTCCCGTGTCTACCAGGATCACCCGCATTTCTGCCGGGTCCTAACTTCCTTCGTCCCGCCTGTCCATAACCAGGGTGTCAGCTTAGCTCCTCTACAGGGTCATGCCCTATGGTGATTATTCCTGCCGACTACTGGCTCATTCTTTTTTGTTTTAAGTCTTACTGACCTGTTTAAGTATCAATACCTCACGGCACCTTACGGCGGACGTTTTCCCGACTCGGTCTTCATACTTCTCAGCCTTCCTGTCACAGCTGAATTCAACTCTCCGTAGCTATTTCTGAAAGTTCAATTCAACTGTGACAGAGCATTACCTGTTTGTCTCTGCTTACTACGCTGCCTGCAACTGTGGCCTTCTGATATCACTCATCAGTTTCATTGGGTCATAATCCACACCCTTTGTCAGGATTGTGTAGAATACCCTAATAATCTTACATGCCACTGCTACTACTGACTGCATCTTCTTTAACGGGTTTTCTTTGCGGGTTCGGTAGTACTCATGTATTGCCTTGAACTCTGCATTTTTACCCACAAGTGATATTGCTGCTTCATACAGCACATATCTTAGTCGTTTCCTGCCTCTGTAACTGATTCGGCTTTCTCCATTATGCTTTCCGGAATCATTTGCCACGATTGCATATCCTGCCAGTTTCTGCAGCTGTTTCGGGTTATCAAAACGTCCAATATCCCCTACCTCAGCTATAAATCCACTGACAGTAACCAATCCGATTCCCTTGATTTCCATTAGTTTATCAACATATGGAATCGTCATCAGTTTATCCTCTATATTTCGGAGCAGTTCCTCTAGCCTTGACGCATATACATCCACGTCATTCAGCAGATTCATTAGTTCTATCCTTGCCGCCTCCGGTGCTTCTTTACTGCCAACGCTATGCTCTGCCGCTGATACCAGGGTCTTTGCCCTCTTCATTCCAATGCCTCTCAGCTTCACGTTCCTCCAGATTTGATTCACACCATCCACACCAAGTTTGCTGATATCCTCCGGCAAGGGAGCTTCCTTAAGTATCATCCGTCCGCTGACTGCCATTAAATCCCCATAAACGTCTTTATATTCAGGGAAATAAATGGAAAACCATCTGGCAATCCGGTTCTTGATTCTTGTAAGCTCTTCCTGTGTCTGGAAGCGGAGGTTCGATAAACTCCTGATTTCTACATAAATACCGGTTGGTATATAAGGATAAGAAAATCTTCCTTCATTGACCAATGCTGCAATTGTCTTTGGATCCTTACGCTCATTCTTGTTAGGATTATTGTCATCCAGTTCTTTTGACTTCTTGACATGATGAGGATTCACATGAACAGGCTTCATTCCACTGTCCTGCAGGAATTTTCCCAGTGCAAACCAGTAATGTCCGGTTGGCTCCATTCCGGGAATTACAGCTGTCTTGCCTTGTTTTTCTGCGATATCTTCCACCCATGCTTTAAATGTCATGAACCCCGCTTCTGTATTACTGAATTCCAGTGGTTTTTTACTGTATTCATAATTACGCCAGTCAAAAGCTCTGGCATAATGGGTCTCACTGCCAACATCAATTCCAACAATCAAAGTTTTTTCAGTTATAGATGCAATTTTTGCGTTCTGTGTGTTACAATTCATTTTAGATACCTCACTGTTTTAATAAGATTTTTTACTAACCGTGCAAAGTCAGTAATCTTATTTTACTCTGAGGTATTGTTTTTTCTCAACCTTCTTTCTTGGAATTCCCTATATTTGAATTATACAGGAAGCTCCTCTTTTTTCTTCATTATATTTTTTGATTGCAAATTGCAAGCAGTTCGCAATCTTTTTTCACAATTTCATACATTGGCAGGCGGCAGATACGGTATCTATAAGAATCGATACTTACTCCAATGATTCTGCCACCATCATTCTTTTAATCGAATACTATTTTCCTGTTTTTCATTTACCCGATATTCCAACTCATTCTTCATCCTGCTTCTCACATCACGCATTGTTCGCCCGGATATTCCCTGCTCCTTTGCCTTTTCGTCTAATTCTCTGCTTGAAATTTCTTTTTTATCAACAAGCAGTTCCCTGATCAGCTTTGCCCCTCGCTCCAGCTTTGTTTCTGTTGCTTTTCCTTCTTTTCCATCTAACAATTCATCTGTGGAAATCTCATAGGCTCCTACCCATCGAAAGCCTTCTTCGTCTCCCAGTTTAAACGCCATTGTCTCCCCTGGTGGTGCAAGAGAACTTTTTTCATGAATCAATACCCTTGTGGTTGGATCTTTTCTTACTTTCCCGATGAAAATTAAACTTCGCACCGCTGCCATAATATCAATAGAGCCAAGTCCCCGATACGTGCTCTGTGTCCCGGAAGATTTATTCAGATGTCCAATCAGCACAATGGCACATCCGGTCTTCTCTGCAATCATTCCCAGTTTTCGGAACACCGGACGCACTTCATTTGCCCGGTTCATATCCACATCTGCTCCAATAAATACCTGTAAAGGATCAATGATTACAAGCTGCACTTGATTCTATCTGACTGCCCTTTCAATTCGATCATCAGATAAGGTTAATGCTTCTTCCGTATCATCAATTACCATACCCCGACTCAGACCTGCTCCTGCTTCTATCAGTCTTGTTGTTATTAGTTATTTGTTGCATCGGCGGTCTGTCATGCGTTTCCCTGTCACCTGCAGTCGTCTCAGACTGCCTCTGCCTGCATACACAGGTACTGACCATAAGGCTTGGGTCAGCCGCCCATCATCGGGAGTGTCATTATGATTCCGCTTGCTTTCAGAAAAAGAAAGGTCATGGCAGAACTCCTGGTAGGCTTTCAGGGTGCACTTATCAATTGTCAAGGTTCAACGAAGGAACATTCCAAAACGTCCTCTAATTACTAAAGTCAAATGACTTGGCACCATGCAAAAAATTCGTGATATTTTTTTACATTTTTATCATTTTTTCTTTTACTTTCTTAGTCCCTTCATATACTCTGTATTGGGAGCGACAAAATCGGACATGATTTTGGGAAATTTTGAAAAATAATTATTCCTCTACCTATAAAGCGTTGGAAATGGTATTTACCAACCCCTTTTTGCAAGTTTTTTGTACATAAATGAAATACTTCTTCGCCAGTTGCATGTTCCAGAGAACGTGAGGGCATAGATTTTCTTGAAAAATCATTTTTCCACTAATCACATGTGGCAGAATGTATAAAGTCAGATGATTTTGAAAAAAAGCAAAAAAAGAAGCACTAACCATTTACGGTTAATGCCCTTTGGGGTAATCATTATTTTTCTTCTGTTAATATCTGGTACATTCTCATCAATTCTGCTACACAATCAGCTTCAGTCATCTTGATACTAAAGCCATAAGCTGCCATTACAGTTCTATTATTTGCATTATGTGCTTTCAGTAATTCCGGTGGCATAGTCAATGGATCATAAAGATCTGCAAGGCTACTGTTTGGATAAAGTGCTCTGGCATCTAAAATAGATTTTGCAGTTTGTGCTATATTTTTTTTTCGTTCCTCTGTAAGTTCCGGTAATGGGAAAGTATTATATACAAGATCTTTTGAATAAGAATAATCATCTTTTAACCGTACCGCAACTTTTCGCATCCATGCATTATGTACGTTTGAATTCAGTATTCCAAACATATATAAATCAGCATTAGGAATTAGAAATACTCGATTATTTACAATAGTATTTCCATCTACATATCCCATCGGAACGTATCTTCGACGTGATGATGAAACGATAGGAACAATTACAAATGGCTCACCAACTGGTTGCGTTTGTTGTGCAAATAAAGTTGGTGTTTCAGCAAATTTATGAATCTCTTTTGCTTTACTAGATAATCTAAATTCTTTTACAGCTTGTATGCGTTCCATTACTTTAGGTAAATTTTTTAGTTCTTGCGGTTCTGCATCTTTAAGAAATAAAATCCACCTTTGAGTGTTATTGATGTATTCTTTAGACCCGAGAAAACGATACATAAATTTAGCAGCATCCGGTTCCTCCTGTAAAAATGTATCTTTTTCTTCCTCTGTAAATGTATAAAACCCACCATCTCTTGGGATATTGCCATATACCATAAGTTGACGATCTGATACAGGTTTATTTTGACTCCTTACCACAATCGTATATTTATCATCCAGATATGGGCTAATATATTTTACTATTCTTCCGTTATCTGCATTTTGATCAAATGCATCAAATAATAGTTTTTCCTTTTTTTCTATAGTTGAGAATCCGATTATTACACAAAAAACCGCCGCTTTTTGAGATGCTTCGCTTTCCCATTTAAATGTATTGTACGCAAAGTTTATCTTTACATGATAATCATTTAATAAGGTATGCCATAAACTTTCTAAATGAGTTCCCTGAACTACAGTATTAGTAGAAACAAAGGCACATTCTATCTTTGAATTCTGAATATATCTACTCGCAAGCATATACCAAGCAGATACATAATCTAAGCGTCCTTGTTTATTATTAAATATCCGTTTCATATCGTTTTTTTGTTCAAGTGATACATTTTTATGTCCGACAAATGGTGGATTCCCCATTATGTACGATAACTCACTAGCTGGAACCACATCATCCCAGTCCAATCTCAATGCATTTCCTTCTGTGATATTCACATAGGTTTTCAGTGGAAGAAAATCATCATTGAATCCATACACGATGTTCTTTGTTTCCTCCATCATCTGTGATTCTGCAATCCATAGAGCTGTCTTTGCTACCGTCACAGCAAAATCATTGATCTCTATTCCATAAAATTGCTGAATAGATACTCTGATTGGATTATGTACATCTCCCAAAGTCATCTGACCTCCAACTTTTTCACGAATGACCTCGTTTTCCAATCTACGGAGTGACAGATACGTTTCTGTCAAAAAATTTCCGGAACCACACGCCGGATCTAAAAATTTCAAAGAAGCAATTTTATTTTGAAATTCATCCAGACGCTTTATCTTTGTTCTCTGAACTTGAATCTTCAAAATTTCCTGAAACTCTGTTTTTAAATCCTCCAAGAACAATGGATCAATCACTTTGTGGATATTGGAAATACTTGTATAGTGCATTCCACCTGCCCGACGTGTCTCCGGGTTCAGCGTTGATTCAAATACCGCCCCGAAAATAGTCGGTGAAATATCGCTCCAGTCAAAATTTTCGGAAGCTTTTGTCAAAAGCAGTTCCTTGATTTCTTCCGTCAGTGGCGGGATTTCTATGGATTCATCGGAGAACAAACCGCCATTTACATAGGGGAACTGTGCTAGATCTTCTTCCAGATATTCATCTCTTTCAGAAACAGGTGTATCTAATGTCTTAAAAAGTTCCAGTAATGCACGCCTGCAATCTTTTACATCATATGCCTTCAGATAATCATGGAAGATATCCCTTCTTCCAAAAATGCCAGCATCCTCCGCATAAAGACAAAACACAATCCGGACGCACAAAGCATTCAGGCTTTTCAGCTTATGCTCTCTTTTCTCTTTCTGCTCTGCTGTTTCAGCTTTCGGATTTGCATCCGGAATCTTGTACTGCTTCAGAAATGCTTCATAAAGCAATCCAACGATATCTCCAGCTTTAATTGACACTTCCATCTCATGGAAAATCTTCTGCACATCTTTCTTTATCAGAATATCCAGCAGCGGATATTTGCCTGGTATTTCACCCAAAGATATCTTTACTGCTTCCGGCACTCTGGCATTCATGTCATAAATCCATATATCAGAAAAATTACTGGTGATGATCCAGCGTGCTTTTTCATTATATGGGAGATTATCATTATAGCGTTTTGCCTGATCGTACGGTGTCAGTTCCACCGAACCTGAATTCATAATCTTCTGATCCAGTGCCTTTCCAAGGCTTTTCTGTTCGATCAGTACATGCGTTTCCGGGATATACACATCAATTCTTTTTGTATTTCCATCAACCACAACTTTCTTTTCAAATTCCACACGATCTGTTACATTAGCCATTCCAAGGACGTTTGACAG
This region includes:
- a CDS encoding type II toxin-antitoxin system RelB/DinJ family antitoxin; translated protein: MARTANVFARVEPEVKEQAEQVFDRLGIPMSNAVGMFLRQIVLQRGIPFEMKLPAYEEPVAYGSLTKEQFDAEIEKGMEDIKAGRVYSADEVEAEMKREFGI
- a CDS encoding DUF4177 domain-containing protein → MANYSDESPYSTASGIDGLKYVVLQVTLKEKFLGTGSGNLSALESVLNEQAAKGYRLHTITTASATSSGFLGGDRIQATMVFEKIL
- a CDS encoding DUF6462 family protein, which produces MGYARKDVEKTKKIAKKFVRYQEGAELYSIGLTKFQELAKEAKAVYKIDKVALVNCEIFEKYLETFRIA
- a CDS encoding DNA methyltransferase gives rise to the protein MTDAEQREAARQFANKWKGRGREDEDGRSYWIDFLSNVLGMANVTDRVEFEKKVVVDGNTKRIDVYIPETHVLIEQKSLGKALDQKIMNSGSVELTPYDQAKRYNDNLPYNEKARWIITSNFSDIWIYDMNARVPEAVKISLGEIPGKYPLLDILIKKDVQKIFHEMEVSIKAGDIVGLLYEAFLKQYKIPDANPKAETAEQKEKREHKLKSLNALCVRIVFCLYAEDAGIFGRRDIFHDYLKAYDVKDCRRALLELFKTLDTPVSERDEYLEEDLAQFPYVNGGLFSDESIEIPPLTEEIKELLLTKASENFDWSDISPTIFGAVFESTLNPETRRAGGMHYTSISNIHKVIDPLFLEDLKTEFQEILKIQVQRTKIKRLDEFQNKIASLKFLDPACGSGNFLTETYLSLRRLENEVIREKVGGQMTLGDVHNPIRVSIQQFYGIEINDFAVTVAKTALWIAESQMMEETKNIVYGFNDDFLPLKTYVNITEGNALRLDWDDVVPASELSYIMGNPPFVGHKNVSLEQKNDMKRIFNNKQGRLDYVSAWYMLASRYIQNSKIECAFVSTNTVVQGTHLESLWHTLLNDYHVKINFAYNTFKWESEASQKAAVFCVIIGFSTIEKKEKLLFDAFDQNADNGRIVKYISPYLDDKYTIVVRSQNKPVSDRQLMVYGNIPRDGGFYTFTEEEKDTFLQEEPDAAKFMYRFLGSKEYINNTQRWILFLKDAEPQELKNLPKVMERIQAVKEFRLSSKAKEIHKFAETPTLFAQQTQPVGEPFVIVPIVSSSRRRYVPMGYVDGNTIVNNRVFLIPNADLYMFGILNSNVHNAWMRKVAVRLKDDYSYSKDLVYNTFPLPELTEERKKNIAQTAKSILDARALYPNSSLADLYDPLTMPPELLKAHNANNRTVMAAYGFSIKMTEADCVAELMRMYQILTEEK
- a CDS encoding PrsW family glutamic-type intramembrane protease, which gives rise to MGKMCPNCGNILSDQAKFCPKCGTKQETQTRQEGKFCLFCGATLEPGARFCSSCGRDLMAAKKGNGGAVHSNVSAADYVKSGFDKVAGTLNEKIGESGPVKVHLSDLVSEVFKKHTMEETEELFIAGTKKTTPKESEITATWPKPWLYSRVLLFLAVTSLILYFILIEFHNPNAYPGFIFMGAMTVPFALLIFFWEVNAPRNISIFSVVSMFFVGGVLSLVCTLILYNITGAGDLSYGGAMLVGFVEEAGKIVVVAYYMRKTNSKYILNGLLLGACVGAGFAVFESAGYAFQCLLSTGADSAMMDITLLRGVLAVGGHVVWTAIAGAALAAAKGEEMFNIQQLISGRFLFFFAISVILHGVWDCPLQFLGAYGKYIVLIVLAWVVTLTLISSGLKQITRLAQQKGNENQ
- a CDS encoding type II toxin-antitoxin system RelE/ParE family toxin, with the protein product MKYKVMYTAGVKKDLRNIFRNIFRYIFRYISEELLAPENAAGQTEHIMTAIRKLDTMPNRNRLYEEEPWYSRGLRFFPVDNYLVFYKTDDETETVYVVRIMYGGRDVHKQLRQTEDVSED
- a CDS encoding IS110 family transposase — its product is MNCNTQNAKIASITEKTLIVGIDVGSETHYARAFDWRNYEYSKKPLEFSNTEAGFMTFKAWVEDIAEKQGKTAVIPGMEPTGHYWFALGKFLQDSGMKPVHVNPHHVKKSKELDDNNPNKNERKDPKTIAALVNEGRFSYPYIPTGIYVEIRSLSNLRFQTQEELTRIKNRIARWFSIYFPEYKDVYGDLMAVSGRMILKEAPLPEDISKLGVDGVNQIWRNVKLRGIGMKRAKTLVSAAEHSVGSKEAPEAARIELMNLLNDVDVYASRLEELLRNIEDKLMTIPYVDKLMEIKGIGLVTVSGFIAEVGDIGRFDNPKQLQKLAGYAIVANDSGKHNGESRISYRGRKRLRYVLYEAAISLVGKNAEFKAIHEYYRTRKENPLKKMQSVVAVACKIIRVFYTILTKGVDYDPMKLMSDIRRPQLQAA